From the Planktothricoides raciborskii GIHE-MW2 genome, the window CCCTACCGATCTGAGGTGGGCAAATATTTGCCCAGGCTACCAATGGAGTGCCTAGGTGCTATTTACTCTAAGGATTAGCCACGGGACTGCTTTGTACCGCCTGATTTAGGTTGACTTTTTCCACTTGAGGGGTAAATCCCAGCCATTGCTTGGCTCTTTGGGCGAATTCTTCGGGACAACCACTGACACAGAATCGCGTGGGTAGGGGCGATCGCGTTTCGGTTAAGCCGAGTAGCTCTAGTTCTCGCACCGCTGCTGCGACTACATAGACTGCTGGATCCACAAGTTCAACCGATCGCGGCAAAATCTTCTGGATTACCGGAGCCAAAAAAGGATAATGGGTGCAACCGTAGACCAATGTATCAATCTGCTGCTGCATCAGTGGGGCGAGATATTCTCTGGCGACTTCCCTAGTGTAAGGTTCATGGATCCGATTGCTTTCAATCAATGGGACAAATTCAGGACAGCCCACTTGCCAGACTCTGGCTTCTGGATCTATTTCCTGGATAGCGCGACGATAGGCATTACTGGCAGCGGTCGCAGGAGTGGCAATCACCCCAATTCTGCGTCCTTTGTTGAGCGCGGCACGGGCGCCAGGGTGAATTAATCCCAAAATTGGCAAGTCAAATTCTGATTGGATGGTTTCCAGGGCTAAAGCGGAACTGGTGTTACAAGCAACGATCGCCATTTTGATTCCCTGGGGTTCCATCCAGTGCAAAATTTCTCGGACAAACTGGATAATCTCCTCTGGGGAACGGCTGCCATAAGGCAGTCGGGCGGTATCACCGAAATAGAGGATGGATTCGTTCGGCATTTGTCGGTAAACTTCCGTTAAAACCGTTAACCCGCCCAAACCACTGTCAAACACCCCAATTCTGGCTCTTTGAGAATCTTTGCCTTTGCCGGTGAAACGCGGAGGCGATCCCGCACTGGCGGTGGATTGATGTAACACAGGATCGGGATAGGGTCGTTGTGCCTCGCAATAGGCGATTCGCTTCGCGATCCGCTCTGGCGGAATCGCGTCGGCACCAAACTGAGAATGAGAAGACGATGCTGAAAAGTTAGACACAGGTAGTTGATGTTAGAGATATTCAATAATATGTGAACAAGAGTCGATGATGTGCAAGCAACTCAAAACAAATGAGCCCGATCGCTATCCCAGACAAACTAGATTCAGTCTAGTTTTATCGGCATGAGCCAAAATTTCCCGGTCAATCTTGATTGATTTTTCGGGAGATGCTTGTAGGTACTGACGAAAATCCTAGCATTGACTCGTTCTGCGTTCTTGTACCCTGGGGTCTACATCAATTTCTGGGTCATCGCGACGAGTTAAAACCGTTTTTACCCCAAACTGTTCTAAGTTCGTGGCAACTTGCAGGGTAATGGAGAGGACTATGCTGCATCTGTATGCGGTCATTTCTCCACTGCTTTGAATCAAAAAACCTTTTTAATCGGTTGTTTCCACTTTTTTGACTTCAATGGGATTCCGACTTGGGGAACTGTAATCAGGAGAATCTGAAGGGATTATGTGGTTTTGTGGACATTAGGGAAAATCTGACCGAGTTGTAGGTGCATTAGGGACAGCCCCACAATCGTGACGCTGCCGAATCATATTAGTAAATCAAGTTAGTAAATCAAGGATGGGGCGATCGCGATGCTTAATTATGCGAGACTGGAGACAAATCTTTATCTATGATTTTACCGATGATAACGAATAACTCAACAAAATCATCACAGGATCGCGGCTTTAAACCCGTTGCTTGTTAGCAGACAGCATATTTTAACCACAATTTCTCAGATATTCTCGAAAAACCGTAGATAAATCAAACAAAATCGCATCCCTTTCGATTGATTTGACTAAATAGCGTTTTTTCAAAGATTGTAACCCATTAATCAAGTTGATTTCGGATAAGGATACAGCTTTTCTTAAATACTCTCTTGACACAGGTTGGTTAGATTTACTGATTTCTAAGACAATTTGCTGTTCCAGCGCGGATAAGCGATCTAACAATTCACTAAGGAGAAATTTCATATCTTCGGTTAGCAGCAGACTTTCTGCTTGTAAAAACTCAGAGACTTTACCCCCAAAAATACTTTTAATTAAAATAGCAATATCTTTTAAATAAACTGGATGCCCTTCGTATCGGTTTAGCAGGGTTAACCAGCTTGCCTCATCTTTTAATCTCAATTTTTTCAAAATAGCCGGACTATCTAATCCCTGTAATTCTAAACATTTCACCGGATACAACTCCTCATCTAAGCCAATCATCTCTTGGCATTGTTCCTGACTGATTAATATCACAAGACTTTGATGGTCAATTTCGGCGATTTTTGTGAAAAAGCTTTTATAGTCTTTAAATTCTGGTTTGTACTGTCCGGCAAATTGTCCGCTGGTAAATAACTCTTGGACATCATCAAGGACGATTAAACATTTTTGCTCACATAACAGGTTGAAAAATTGGGTTAAGTTATGCTGATTTTGAATAGGATCGGGATGAGTTGCGCTTAAAATTTCCGTCAGAATGGTATCTAAAGACGGAGTGAGTTTGATGCTTTTCCATATCACCAGATCAAATTTTGGTAAATTTAGGTCAACAAACTGTTTAACCAGGGTGGTTTTACCAATTCCACTGAGTCCCAAAACTGAGATGAGATGGGGGTTTTGATTGGTTATCCAGTGGGATAGGGTTTGGAGTTCAGTTTCTCGTCCGCAGAAATGGGTAATTTTTGGCGCTAGGGCTAAATCGTAGTAGGATTTGTTAGCAAAATTTTGTTCAGTAGTTTTAGCAGAATTTTGAGGATTATTAGAGCACAGATTAATATGACTATTAATTAATAAGACTTGCTGTAAATTATTATCCGATTTCGCGAATCTTTTTATTGTCCAAATAAAATTTGATTTATTAACGGCTTCTCCTAATTGATCTGACAAAATATGCCATAATTTATACCCCACATCTCTGACTCGACTTTCACTATGATTACACTCATCGGCTATATCATTGTAAGTTTTTCCCTGCCAAACTCCTTTAATCAGAGTTTCCTGAAGATCGTCTAAGTGTTTTCCCGTCTGCTCGAATACGAGGCGATCGGCCAATTGTAAAACTTCTGTAACATTCATAAAAGCTATGTAGGCTAACGGTTTCATTTATTTTAGCTTAACAGATTAAAGCATTTTACGACATTTCACGATGTTTTTGGCAATATATCTTAACAAAAGACACGATTTAATCAGGCATTTTAGGATTATGAAAAAACTGATTACATGATAGATTAATCATTGATTAATTTATCATGTACAATTTCTGCATAGGAGTAAAAATGAATTCTTTTCTGTCATCTATTATGATGAATTTTGAGAAATGCTTAGAAGTTCCTAGCTTCAATGTAATTATCGGCCATGAAAAATTACATACAAATTATGCTTCAAGTATTTGCGGCTGTGAGGGCACATGTGATGCTTGTGAAAATTATTAATCTAGCTAGTCATCTGACTGGATGGAAGTCTAGGATGTGATTCACCAGGATGTGATGCTTGCGATTCATGCGACAGTGATTTAAGTATCGATCTAAGGTAATAAGCTGTTAATCGTTTAAATTGGGGATCTGGATTCCAGAAGCCAGGAAACCTCGGCTGTCAGAGAGTTTAACTTATCTCAATCTAAATGCGTAACAGCTTATCAGCTTTGTCAGGTCACAAAAAATCATTGCCTATTTAAGAATGCTTCCTAAAAAATCTACATACGACAAACAAAAATAAGGAAGCATTCTTGGGGTTTAAATTTACTTTATTTTTTTACAGTGAGGCAAAAATGCCAAATAACACAAGAGTATCCCAGTTAAGTTATATATGGATTAATCTTACTTCTAAGTGTAATAATAGATGTTTCTATTGTTACGATGCTGGACATTCTGTCTCAGAAATAAATACTAACACTGTTATCAAAATCCTGGATTTAATTAGTGAATTAAAATTAAAGCAACTCATTTTGATTGGTGGTGAACCTACTATACATAGTAATTTTTTAGATATACTAAGGCTTTGCTCAGAAAAAGTAAAAAAACCGACTATTATCACAAATGGGTTTCGCTTTGCTGACGAGCTATTTTGTAAAGATGTCTGTGAAATCGGTGTAACGGGCGTATTGTTCTCTGTACTTGGGCCTAGTGCCACTATCCATGACGCTGGAACGAAGAGACAAGGAAGCTTTGACCAAATCGTAAAAGGAATTGAAAACTTAAGACATCTAATAGACATTGACAAGATTCGGACAATTACAACCATTACAAAACGCAACCTAATCAACCTTAAAGAAATTATTGATCTGAATATAAGTTTTGGCTTAAAGCGTACAATATTCAATCTTTGTACCCCTTCAATTCTTGAAAAAGAGTTAGATTTATGTTTGAATCCCACAGAGTATTCAGCAATTATTGAGGATTTGTATCTATACTCTAAAAAGAATAATCATTTTATAGAAATAGGAACAAATGTTCCAAAATGCCTTTTTAAAAAAGAACTAATCGAAAACTTGATATCAAGTGGTGTCATCAGATTTTCCCCATGTCAGCTATATCGATCATCAGGAATTCAATTTTTAAGCGATGGCTCAGTTACTCCCTGCACTCATCTTTACGACGAAGTGCTTGGGAATCCTATAGAAAGAGGTTTTTCTATTTCAGAATTTATGGATTGGCTGAATTATTCTACTCCAAAAGATTTCCGTGAAAATATGTGGAGATATCCATCTGAAGAATGCAAGAGATGCAAAGAATGGGGCAACTGCACTGGGGGTTGTCCATTAATGTGGAGCAAGCATAATCCTACCGACTTTTTGCAAGCTATTTTACAATAGACCTCTTGCAAAATTCCTGCAAAGCCCCCCTTTTTAAGGGGGGTTGGGGGGATCGAGATATTTATTTTGCAAGAGGTCTAATAAATCATTGTGCTTATTCCGCAGCCCATTTCTTTTCATTAAATCAAAGATGCGATCGCGTAGCGTTGCGGATGCAATATCGCTGAGATAATCAACTTAACCAACTGTCCCACCCTTCCAGTGTCAATGTATTTAAGAATGCTTGTCTAACAATTTTTCTAAGAAGCGATCGGATGCCCAAAAAGATGTGTTTTGCAGGGTTTGAATCGTTGCCGGTAAATCGATTAACTGCATCGTTGCGGCTCGATCTAAAATTACCAGAATACCCGCAAATCTTAAAAAATAGCAACAATAATCATTCAGTTCCTAGTAAGTTACTTATGGCTTGGACATCGGCTTCTAAATCTGTTTCACTATCAGGTAAGTAAGCTTATTCATCTTTGAGGAATTGATAGGTTTCCCATCGCGATGAAAAATTGAGCATTCTGTGGACTTCTGCGGCACCAATCCGACCTTGACTATAGTGATCTGCTGCAATCAGTTCTAAAAATCGGCGGGAAATATTGTTGTTTTGCAGTTGTAGTCGATCGGCTAGAGTTGAAATTGCAGAGTAACAACCATGTATAGCCGCAAAATTCTTGACCCATGGGAAGTCCCACATCCGGGCTAGTCCCACTCTAGATATTTCCGGCGATATGCCATGCGGCACGCGAAAGCGATATGCCATCCGGCACGCGAAAGCGATATGCCATCCGGCACGCGAAAGCGATATGCCATCCGGCACGCGAAAGCGATATGCCATCCGGCACGCGAAAGCGATATGCCATCCGGCACGCGAAAGCGATATGCCATGCGGCACGCGAAAGCGATATGCCATCCGGCACGCGAAAGCGATATGCCATCCGGCACGCGAAAGCGATATGCCATCCGGCACGCGAAAGCGATATGCCATCCGGCACGCGAAAGCGATATGCCATCCGGCACGCGAAAGCGATATGCCATCCGGCACGCGAAAGCGATATGCCATCCGGCACGCGAAAGCGATATGCCATCCGGCACGCGAAAGCGATATGCCATCCGGCACGCGAAAGCGATATGCCATCCGGCACGCGAAAGCGATATGCCATCCGGCACGCGAAAGCGATATGCCATCCGGCACGCGAAAGCGATATGCCATCCGGCACGCGAAAGCGATATGCCATCCGGCACGCGAAAGCGATATGCCATCCGGCACGCGAAAGCGATATGCCATCCGGCACGCGAAAGCGATATGCCATCCGGCACGCGAAAGCGATATGCCATCCGGCACGCGAAAGCGATATGCCATCCGGCACGCGAAAGCGATATGCCATCCGGCACGCGAAAGCGATATGCCATCCGGCACACGAAAGCGATATGCCATCCGGCACACTTCGCGATCGCCCTGTTTGTTAAGAATTATATACGAGATATTTACTAGGGACTCCCAGCAGTTAATTTTTCACTTAAATAGCACTAATACCCATCAACGGTTTTCCCAAGCTAAAAGGATAATGATCTATAGCTGGAAAAATCTTCCCTGAATCACTTACCGCGATTTTTTGGCAAAATTAATGAAAAATATATGTTATAATCAATCCAGACATCGTTAACGCAACAACATAGAACTACTCTTCTATAGAGTGCGCCCCATAGCATTCCCAGATTTTTGCTAATATAATGATGTTAGTGCTTAAAGTACACTAGCCATGTAGCTGGGAGTCTCCTGTTGCCAACAACCGTGATTTATAGCTGGCTTTGTGGAAAATGACATAAATCCTCAGCAGAATAGAATCAGACTCAGTAAAATGGTCACTAACAGTGACTTCCTGTTTTATCTGGCTGAATTAATGTTTAACTCTCCCTAGCTCCTTTGAAAGTGGCACGACTCAGCGTCGCTACCACTGACATTCAGTAAAGTTCTCTAGGCTAAAAGGATCCGGTTTCAACTTCTTGGCAATTGGCTATGACCATAGCTGTTCTCAGAAAAAGTTGCTCTCTTTGCTCCCCTTCACCTGCAAACGTAGGTGTGTTTAAGCTTTTGAGCAGCGATACTGAATTGTCAAGAGATCGAAACCCAGACTCGACCCCCGCTGACCAGTTAATGAATTGCATCATCTCTAATGCCTGTGATTAACAAAAAACATAATCGAGATTTACCACAGATCAACGAAAGAATTCGCTTTCCCAAAATTCGGGTTATTGACACGAACGGCGACCAACTGGGGATTTTGACTCCTCAAGAGGCTCGACAAATTGCCCAAGAGAGAGAACTCGACTTGGTTTTAGTCAGCGATAAGGCGGATCCACCAGTCTGCCGAGTGATGGACTATGGCAAGTACAAGTTTGAGCAAGAGAAGAAAGTACGAGAAGCCAAGAAAAAACAGCATAATGCTGAAGTTAAGGAAGTGAAGATGCGCTATAAGATTGAAGAGCACGATTACCAAGTGCGTCTGAATCAAGCCAAGCGCTTCCTAGCATCAGGGGACAAGGTGAAAGCCACCATTATGTTCCGAGGCCGCGAAATTCAACATAGCGATCTGGCCGAGAGTCTGCTTCAGCGGATGTCAAAAGATTTGGAAGAAATAGCAGATATTCAGCAAAGTCCCAAAAAAGAGGGACGGATGATGATGATGTTACTCGCTCCTAAAAAATAACGCTTAGATATTAGTCAATAAATATCACATAAACGGGTTCGGTCCAAAGAGTGTTTGGTGGTTTTGGCGCCGGAATGAATTGGCCATAATCACCGCAAGATAGATGTGTTAATCGACATCTATTTTTGGGGATCGGCCTTTTTTTTGACTGGTTTTTGGGTAAAAAAACGAAAATTAATAATCAATTAATCAAATTAAATTAAAACCAAAAAATATTTTTGGCATTTTTTTACATAAAAAGAATATAAAAAAATGAAATTAAATACAGATTTTATTAGGATAAAATGATGATAAGATTGATGATAAGATTGCATGGGGAAGAATTGTTTAAGCATCAGAAGAAAACATCAGGGATACCGATGAGTTGCTGATGAGTTGCTGACTTAAGCCGCGAATTGACCATAAGTCAGTCAAAATCGCTCAAAATAAATGATGTTGGCTGAGTCATTCAGTGAACGTGATAGTTATATATATGTGATCAGGAAACATCTCAAGGCGGAGGAAATCAGCGCTGCATGGAATTGAAAGATCGGCGTTTAGCTAAGGGTGTATTGGGACGATCGGTGCTGCAATGGCTGAATTTGCGGCCAGATGAAGCAGAACGAACTGGGTTGATGTTCGCGTTTTATACCACTACTTCGGTGGGACTGCTGTGGTTGGAAGCGACTGCGGTGGGTCTGCTGTTGGGAGAGTATGGGGCGGGATCGCTGCCTTGGATTTATATTGCCGGAGCGGGCTTGGGTTCGGCTTTGGGCTTGTTTTATTCTTGGCTGCAAAAAATTCTGCCTCTGCGTCGGGTGATTGTGGCGATCGCCCTGTTAATCGCGATTCCCCTGATTTTCTGCCGCTTTGGTTTGACGGTGCAAGGTTCGATTCTTTACGGCATCACGGTCTTTTTGTTGCGACTGTGGGTGGAAAGTATTTATATTTTGAATGACTTGAATACCGCGATCGCCGCCAATCAACTATTTAATATTCGGGAAATCAAGCGGACTTATCCCATTGTCAGTAGTGGCATCTTACTGGCTGATGTAGTTAGCGGCTTTTCTCTGCCGTTTATTCTCAAATGGTTTGGCCTGCCTAATGTGATTTTGGCGGCATTTATCATGTTTTGTAGCGGGGCTGGTATTCTGTATTATTTGAGCGATCGCTACAAACAAGCCTTTCCCGACGCTCCGGCACACCTAATCGAAGACGAAGAAACCCGGTTTGCCAACAAACGCCTCCAAGGAGAACAACGGGGCTATGTGGTGCCACTAATTATCTTTTTTCTTTTGTCGCCCATTCTCTATCTGCTGATTGACTTCCAATTCCTGAGTATGTTGGAAGCCCAAAGCCCATCAGAAGAAAGTATCGCCAGCTTTATCGGCATCTTCAATGGGAGCTTAGGCATTTGTGAAGTCATGGTTCAATGGTTTATTGCCAGTCGATTAATTGAAAGATTTGGCGTCTTTGTCTCGGCGACAATTCTACCAATTGGCATTGTGGCGATCGGGGTGATAGAACTCTTCATCATCCTCTGGTTTCCCGGCAGCAGCAAGGGTCAAATCGCCTTTGTCATCTTTGCCGGTTTAGTGGCGCTAAAATTTTGGAATGAACTGTTTCACTACACCCTCTCCGAAGCCAGTGGCCCCGTATTATACCAGCCCCTGCCAGATAGCAATCGCAATCGCTTACAATCATTCATTGGCGGAGTCCTCAAGCCTCTGTGTAATGGCCTCACCGGGTTAGCCATGCTGGGAATTATCGGGTTATGTCGCTGGGTAGTCAGCAACATCTCAGGGGCAGATCAGTGGCAGAATCTACAAGATTTATTATTTTTAGCCTTGATTGTCGCCAGTGCGGTGACTTGGCTATTTGCCATAGGAATTATTCGCTCTCGGTATGTGCGTTTATTGGTTTCCAGTGCGGAACGAGGACGCCTCGGTGTCTCGGACGTGGATATGCGGACTTTTAAGCGCACGGTGATTGAAAACCTGGAAAAGCCAGGTTCTTTGGAAGACAAACGTTCCTGCATTGAACTCCTGAGTCAAATTGACCCAGAAAATGTTGGAGAAGTCCTGGCACCGTTGCTGCTGGAAATGCCACCGGCTTTACAAAGTCAAAGCTTAGAGACAATGCTGAACCATCCCAAGCCAACCCAACTCCAAGCGGTCAAAGCTTTGATCGATCAACCGTCTCTCTCTCCAGAAGTTTTGGCCTTGGGGCTACGCTTTTTCTGGCTGATGGAGTCCGAGCAAGACCTGGAGCAACTGCGACCATATCTGCAACAGGAAATCGATCCGGTGGTGCGCGGAACTGCCGCTGCCTTGATTATGCGCCGTGGCAACCGCGAACAAAAAGCGGAGGCGACGAATACGTTGCGGCGAATGGTGACGCACAAACAGGAACGGGAACGAGTGATGGGTTGCCGCGCTTTGGGAGAAGCGGATTATTTACAAGGGTTGCGGCTTTATATTCCTAATTTGTTGCAGGATGAGTCGATTCGAGTGCGCTGTGCTTTGCTGGAAGTGATTGCTTCCACCCGATTAGAGGAATATTATTTCTCTCTGTTGCGGGGACTTTACTACAAGTCTACTCGCGAGTCGGCGATGCGAGCTTTGGTGCGATTGGGCAATGAGGTGTCAGGGCGATTAGTGGCTTTGGCCGAAGATATCCATAAGCCAGAGTTGGTCAGATTGCACGCTTGGAATGTGTTGGGAGAAATGGGCACCCGGGAATCTCTGGATTTGTTGGTGCTGCATTTAGCTAGTTCTTGGGGGCATACTCGCCGGAATATTCTGCGGATTTTGCTGAAGCGACCGAATGATTCGGGGATTGAACGAGTTTTAGATGTGTTTGGTCGTTCCGGGGTGGAGATTTTTATTGAGCAAGAGTTGATGTTTATGGGTCAGGTCTATGCGGCTTTGGTGGAAATCCCCGAGGAAGCGGTTTCTGGTCGAGAAGCGAATTTGCTGCGTTCCGGGTTGAGAGATTTGTTGTCCGATGCGAGCGATCGCCTCTTTTTATTGATGCGATTCCTTTATCCCACGGAACGAATTCAAGCGGCTTCATTTAATCTGAAGTCCGGTCAACGGTCGAATATTGCTCGCGGTTTAGAAATTTTAGACAATACCTTCGATCTTCCCAGTAAGCGAGTGTTGCTGAATGTGTTGGATCGCCAATCCGATCGCGAAAAGCTGGAGCATTTGTCGCCGATGATTGACTACCAGAATATGACCCCGAGCGATCGCGTCCGCCGATTATTAGAGTTACGACACTTTTTGTCGGACTGGCCCTTAGCCTGCTGTTTTCACTTAGCCCGTGTCCAGCGTTGGAGTCTGACTCCTGAATCCACCTTAGCCTGTTTGCGCCATCCCAAGGGTTTTGTCCGCGAAGCGGTCTTAGCCTATCTCCGATTAGCGTCCCCTCGGGCTTTGGCGGAATTGCTGCCGATGATGAAAAACGACCCCGATCGCTTGGTGGCAGCGCAAGTACGAGAAATGATGAAAGATTTAGGGGTGAGCGATTCTACTCAATCCCGTTACGGCAATTCTTTACAGGATAGCCGGATTGTTAACTATCCCGGAATGGCTGGTTTTGAAGGCACATAAGTTTCCCGGACAGACGCCCGAACCCCTATCCCCAGTCGGGGCAATTCATCCTTTGTCCCGACTGCTTAGGCTCATTGTTGGATTCAGCAAGTCCCGAAAGCAGTACAATGTCGATTGTCAACCCACCCAAGCTAGGTAGACCCGAATCTCAAATCTTTGTAAATGCTTGTTTTTTATTATATAAAAATAAAATATAAGGGTGTAGATAAATGCTGACGAGCGTTGAGCGATTACTATTTGTCAGGGGCGTTCCAATTTTTAAAGAACTGCGTGACGATTTTCTGGTGCGGTTAGCATCGGTGATGGATGAATTGTCTTTTCCTAAAGAATATACTATTTTCACCGAAGGACAAGAAGGACGCGCTCTGTATATTGTGGTTTCGGGTCGAGTGCGGGTTCACTTGGGTAATCGAGATTTAGCGGAACTGGATGAGGGCGCTTGTTTTGGGGAGATGTCTTTGTTTGATTCTGAGCCCCGTTCGGCTTCTATTACGACTTTAGAACCTTGTGATTGCTTGGTTTTGACTCAGCAGCAACTTTATGATGCGATCGATGAAACCCCTGGAATTGCGGTTAATATTATTCGTCTCTTATCGCGGCGGATTAGAGAATTAAATCGGAAAAGTCAAGAAGGGGAAACGCATCAAAAACCAGTTATTTCAAAGTAAAATTTGGGCGCAAATTTGCCCATATTATTGCCGTAATATGGCCAGGGAAACATTTCTCTGGCTTTTAACCCACATTCCGCACATCTTCATATATCGTTACATATCTTAACTCTATTCAGGATGTTTTTACGAAAAACTGCCATTACAGGAATACTTAATAATAAAACTTATCAATAGCTAATTTTTATGAGAAAATTTATTACAATTATTCATATTATGGGCAATGAATCCTGATAACTAGAATGCTTACAGGATAAAGATTACAAGCGATATATTAGTAAAAATAATTCATTAAATGTTAAGAAGTGCGGAATGTGGGATTAATTATGTTCACCTACTTATCAGGAGTTATCTGTGGGTGGCGAAAAAGAAACCCGGTTTCTGGGGTTCTGGGGTGGCTGTTGGGGCAAAGAAACCGGGTTTCTGCTGTGGGGATCAGGAGTTATCTGTGGAATGCGAACAAGAAACCCGGTTTCTAAGTTTCTGGGCTGGCTGTTGGGAGAAAGAAACCGGGTTTCTTTTGTGAATATCAAGAGTTATCTGTGGGATGCAAAAAAGAAACCCGGTTTCTGGGGGCGGCTGACTACTATGTCTGATTCATCTGAATAGTTTACCTCTGTAGTGGCCCGCGCATTTCGGCAGTAAATTGGTCATTTTAACTGATAACTTACGTGGCGAAATGCGCGGGTCCTAGTTCAGTCAATAGCAAATTGCTGTAACTTATGGGGTGGAAAGAAATTAATCACGGGCTAACCACCAAACTAATGCCCCAGCAGTCCCAACAGCTAATAAGGG encodes:
- a CDS encoding NB-ARC domain-containing protein yields the protein MKPLAYIAFMNVTEVLQLADRLVFEQTGKHLDDLQETLIKGVWQGKTYNDIADECNHSESRVRDVGYKLWHILSDQLGEAVNKSNFIWTIKRFAKSDNNLQQVLLINSHINLCSNNPQNSAKTTEQNFANKSYYDLALAPKITHFCGRETELQTLSHWITNQNPHLISVLGLSGIGKTTLVKQFVDLNLPKFDLVIWKSIKLTPSLDTILTEILSATHPDPIQNQHNLTQFFNLLCEQKCLIVLDDVQELFTSGQFAGQYKPEFKDYKSFFTKIAEIDHQSLVILISQEQCQEMIGLDEELYPVKCLELQGLDSPAILKKLRLKDEASWLTLLNRYEGHPVYLKDIAILIKSIFGGKVSEFLQAESLLLTEDMKFLLSELLDRLSALEQQIVLEISKSNQPVSREYLRKAVSLSEINLINGLQSLKKRYLVKSIERDAILFDLSTVFREYLRNCG
- the infC gene encoding translation initiation factor IF-3, with translation MPVINKKHNRDLPQINERIRFPKIRVIDTNGDQLGILTPQEARQIAQERELDLVLVSDKADPPVCRVMDYGKYKFEQEKKVREAKKKQHNAEVKEVKMRYKIEEHDYQVRLNQAKRFLASGDKVKATIMFRGREIQHSDLAESLLQRMSKDLEEIADIQQSPKKEGRMMMMLLAPKK
- the murI gene encoding glutamate racemase, producing the protein MGVFDSGLGGLTVLTEVYRQMPNESILYFGDTARLPYGSRSPEEIIQFVREILHWMEPQGIKMAIVACNTSSALALETIQSEFDLPILGLIHPGARAALNKGRRIGVIATPATAASNAYRRAIQEIDPEARVWQVGCPEFVPLIESNRIHEPYTREVAREYLAPLMQQQIDTLVYGCTHYPFLAPVIQKILPRSVELVDPAVYVVAAAVRELELLGLTETRSPLPTRFCVSGCPEEFAQRAKQWLGFTPQVEKVNLNQAVQSSPVANP
- a CDS encoding UPF0175 family protein — encoded protein: MWDFPWVKNFAAIHGCYSAISTLADRLQLQNNNISRRFLELIAADHYSQGRIGAAEVHRMLNFSSRWETYQFLKDE
- a CDS encoding Crp/Fnr family transcriptional regulator, translated to MLTSVERLLFVRGVPIFKELRDDFLVRLASVMDELSFPKEYTIFTEGQEGRALYIVVSGRVRVHLGNRDLAELDEGACFGEMSLFDSEPRSASITTLEPCDCLVLTQQQLYDAIDETPGIAVNIIRLLSRRIRELNRKSQEGETHQKPVISK
- a CDS encoding MFS transporter gives rise to the protein MELKDRRLAKGVLGRSVLQWLNLRPDEAERTGLMFAFYTTTSVGLLWLEATAVGLLLGEYGAGSLPWIYIAGAGLGSALGLFYSWLQKILPLRRVIVAIALLIAIPLIFCRFGLTVQGSILYGITVFLLRLWVESIYILNDLNTAIAANQLFNIREIKRTYPIVSSGILLADVVSGFSLPFILKWFGLPNVILAAFIMFCSGAGILYYLSDRYKQAFPDAPAHLIEDEETRFANKRLQGEQRGYVVPLIIFFLLSPILYLLIDFQFLSMLEAQSPSEESIASFIGIFNGSLGICEVMVQWFIASRLIERFGVFVSATILPIGIVAIGVIELFIILWFPGSSKGQIAFVIFAGLVALKFWNELFHYTLSEASGPVLYQPLPDSNRNRLQSFIGGVLKPLCNGLTGLAMLGIIGLCRWVVSNISGADQWQNLQDLLFLALIVASAVTWLFAIGIIRSRYVRLLVSSAERGRLGVSDVDMRTFKRTVIENLEKPGSLEDKRSCIELLSQIDPENVGEVLAPLLLEMPPALQSQSLETMLNHPKPTQLQAVKALIDQPSLSPEVLALGLRFFWLMESEQDLEQLRPYLQQEIDPVVRGTAAALIMRRGNREQKAEATNTLRRMVTHKQERERVMGCRALGEADYLQGLRLYIPNLLQDESIRVRCALLEVIASTRLEEYYFSLLRGLYYKSTRESAMRALVRLGNEVSGRLVALAEDIHKPELVRLHAWNVLGEMGTRESLDLLVLHLASSWGHTRRNILRILLKRPNDSGIERVLDVFGRSGVEIFIEQELMFMGQVYAALVEIPEEAVSGREANLLRSGLRDLLSDASDRLFLLMRFLYPTERIQAASFNLKSGQRSNIARGLEILDNTFDLPSKRVLLNVLDRQSDREKLEHLSPMIDYQNMTPSDRVRRLLELRHFLSDWPLACCFHLARVQRWSLTPESTLACLRHPKGFVREAVLAYLRLASPRALAELLPMMKNDPDRLVAAQVREMMKDLGVSDSTQSRYGNSLQDSRIVNYPGMAGFEGT
- a CDS encoding radical SAM/SPASM domain-containing protein; translated protein: MPNNTRVSQLSYIWINLTSKCNNRCFYCYDAGHSVSEINTNTVIKILDLISELKLKQLILIGGEPTIHSNFLDILRLCSEKVKKPTIITNGFRFADELFCKDVCEIGVTGVLFSVLGPSATIHDAGTKRQGSFDQIVKGIENLRHLIDIDKIRTITTITKRNLINLKEIIDLNISFGLKRTIFNLCTPSILEKELDLCLNPTEYSAIIEDLYLYSKKNNHFIEIGTNVPKCLFKKELIENLISSGVIRFSPCQLYRSSGIQFLSDGSVTPCTHLYDEVLGNPIERGFSISEFMDWLNYSTPKDFRENMWRYPSEECKRCKEWGNCTGGCPLMWSKHNPTDFLQAILQ